A section of the Amycolatopsis sp. AA4 genome encodes:
- a CDS encoding nitrilase-related carbon-nitrogen hydrolase gives MSDTVRAGLIQQRWTGDKESMIANAVDAVGKAASQGAQVVCLQELFYGPYFCQVQDADFYSYTEAIPDGPTTKLMQEVAERHGVVLVVPMYEQEQPGVYYNTAAVIDADGKYLGMHRKNHIPQVKGFWEKFYFKPGNLGYPVFDTAVGRIGVYICYERHFPEGWRALGLAGAQIVFNPSATSRGLSEYLWRLEQPAAAVANEYYVGTINRVGVEPLGDNDFYGQSYFVDPRGQLVGEAASDTEEEIVVRDLDLGKLAEVRDLWQFYRDRRPDTYGPLAEA, from the coding sequence GTGTCTGACACGGTCCGAGCCGGCTTGATCCAGCAGCGGTGGACGGGTGACAAGGAATCGATGATCGCGAACGCGGTCGACGCCGTCGGCAAGGCGGCTTCGCAGGGCGCGCAGGTGGTGTGCCTGCAGGAACTGTTCTACGGCCCGTATTTCTGCCAGGTGCAGGACGCCGATTTCTATTCCTACACCGAGGCGATCCCGGACGGCCCCACCACGAAGCTCATGCAGGAGGTCGCCGAACGGCACGGCGTGGTGCTCGTGGTGCCGATGTACGAACAGGAACAGCCGGGCGTCTACTACAACACCGCGGCGGTGATCGACGCCGACGGGAAATACCTCGGCATGCACCGCAAGAACCACATTCCGCAGGTGAAAGGCTTCTGGGAGAAGTTCTACTTCAAGCCGGGCAACCTCGGGTATCCGGTTTTCGACACCGCGGTCGGCCGGATCGGCGTGTACATCTGCTACGAACGGCACTTCCCCGAAGGCTGGCGTGCACTCGGGCTGGCCGGGGCGCAGATCGTGTTCAACCCGTCGGCGACGAGCCGCGGACTGTCGGAGTATCTGTGGCGGCTGGAGCAACCGGCGGCCGCGGTGGCGAACGAGTACTACGTCGGCACGATCAACCGGGTCGGCGTGGAACCGCTGGGCGACAACGACTTCTACGGCCAATCGTACTTTGTGGACCCCCGCGGCCAGCTCGTCGGCGAGGCGGCTTCGGACACCGAGGAGGAGATCGTGGTCCGCGATCTCGACCTGGGCAAGCTCGCCGAGGTCCGCGACCTGTGGCAGTTCTACCGCGACCGCCGCCCGGACACCTACGGCCCGCTCGCGGAGGCCTGA
- the hydA gene encoding dihydropyrimidinase: protein MSVLISGGQVVSPSGAVAADVLVDGETIAAVGAPGTLTGDETLDATGKYVLPGGIDAHTHMEMPFGGTHSVDSFETGTIAAAWGGTTTIIDFAVQAKGTSLLSTLDKWHAKADGNCAIDYGFHMIVSDVNDSTLKEMRACVDGGVGSFKMFMAYPGVFYSTDGEILRAMQQAREIGATIMMHAENGIAIDELAAQAVAAGHTDPVQHGLTRPPELEGEATSRAIRLAQVTGSPLYIVHLSASQALAAVAEARDNGQNVFAETCPQYLYLSIEDLAKPDFEGAKFVASPPLREKSHQADLWRGLRTNDLSVVSTDHCPFCFKDQKELGRGDFRAIPNGMPGVEHRMDLLHQGVVAGEISLGRWVETCSATPARMFGLYPRKGVIAAGSDADIVVYDPSAAQTLSAATHHMNVDYSAYEGFSLTGKVHTVLSRGRVVVSPDGFHGSPGHGKFLSRELNQYLN from the coding sequence ATGAGTGTCCTGATCTCCGGCGGGCAAGTAGTTTCGCCGTCCGGCGCGGTCGCCGCCGACGTGCTGGTGGACGGCGAAACCATCGCGGCGGTCGGCGCGCCCGGGACGCTGACCGGCGACGAAACTCTCGACGCGACCGGAAAGTACGTGCTTCCCGGCGGAATCGACGCGCACACGCACATGGAAATGCCGTTCGGCGGCACGCATTCCGTCGATTCCTTCGAGACCGGCACGATCGCCGCCGCGTGGGGCGGCACGACGACGATCATCGACTTCGCCGTGCAGGCCAAGGGCACCTCGCTGTTGTCCACTCTGGACAAGTGGCACGCCAAAGCGGACGGCAACTGCGCGATCGACTACGGGTTCCACATGATCGTGTCGGACGTCAACGACTCCACGCTGAAGGAAATGCGGGCGTGCGTCGACGGCGGCGTCGGCAGTTTCAAGATGTTCATGGCCTACCCCGGGGTTTTCTATTCCACCGACGGGGAAATCCTGCGCGCCATGCAGCAGGCGCGCGAGATCGGCGCGACGATCATGATGCACGCGGAAAACGGCATCGCGATCGACGAACTCGCCGCGCAGGCGGTCGCCGCCGGGCACACCGACCCGGTGCAGCACGGTCTCACCCGGCCGCCCGAGCTGGAAGGCGAGGCGACCTCCCGGGCGATCCGGCTCGCCCAGGTGACCGGATCCCCGCTGTACATCGTGCATTTGTCGGCTTCGCAGGCGCTCGCCGCGGTCGCCGAGGCTCGGGACAACGGGCAGAACGTCTTCGCCGAGACCTGCCCGCAGTATCTCTATCTGTCCATTGAGGACCTGGCGAAACCTGATTTCGAGGGTGCCAAGTTCGTGGCTTCGCCGCCGCTGCGGGAAAAATCGCACCAGGCGGACCTGTGGCGCGGCCTCCGGACGAACGACCTGTCCGTGGTTTCGACCGACCACTGCCCGTTCTGTTTCAAGGACCAGAAAGAACTGGGCCGCGGCGATTTCCGGGCGATTCCGAACGGGATGCCGGGCGTCGAGCACCGGATGGACCTGCTGCACCAGGGCGTCGTCGCGGGCGAGATCTCGCTGGGCCGCTGGGTCGAGACGTGCTCGGCGACGCCCGCGCGGATGTTCGGCCTGTACCCGCGCAAGGGCGTGATCGCGGCGGGTTCGGACGCGGACATCGTGGTGTACGACCCTTCGGCCGCGCAGACCCTCTCGGCGGCTACGCACCACATGAACGTGGATTACTCGGCGTACGAAGGGTTTTCGCTCACCGGGAAGGTCCACACTGTCCTGTCGCGCGGTCGCGTCGTGGTGTCGCCGGACGGATTCCACGGCAGCCCTGGACACGGAAAGTTCTTGTCCCGCGAACTCAATCAGTATCTGAATTGA
- a CDS encoding TIGR03842 family LLM class F420-dependent oxidoreductase, translating into MDFGIVLQTDPPAAEVVRMMKASEDAGFRYGWTFDSCVLWQEPFVIYSRILEATSSLVVGPMVTSPGTRDWSVMASTFATLNDMFGNRTVCGIGRGDSAHRVVGRPPSTLATVRECMRVVKDLAEGREVTMNDTAVRIPWIRGGRLEMWMAGYGPKALQTVGEHADGFILQCADPAIARWTIGAVRDAARAAGRDPGGITICVAAPAYVGEDLAHQREQLRWFGGMVGNHVADLVARYGSSGPVPHELTDYIREREGYDYSHHGRAGNPSTAFVPDEIVDRFCLLGPASAHIARLEELAELGVDQFALYLMHDEREETLAAYGAQVIPKLTA; encoded by the coding sequence ATGGATTTCGGGATCGTGCTGCAGACCGACCCGCCCGCGGCGGAGGTCGTGCGGATGATGAAGGCCTCCGAGGACGCCGGGTTCCGGTACGGCTGGACGTTCGACTCGTGCGTGCTGTGGCAGGAACCGTTCGTGATCTACTCGCGGATCCTCGAAGCGACGTCCTCGCTGGTCGTGGGCCCGATGGTGACCAGCCCGGGCACGCGGGACTGGTCGGTGATGGCGTCGACCTTCGCGACGCTCAACGACATGTTCGGCAACCGCACGGTGTGCGGCATCGGCCGCGGCGATTCCGCGCACCGCGTCGTCGGCCGTCCGCCGTCCACTTTGGCCACCGTGCGGGAATGCATGCGCGTGGTGAAGGATCTCGCCGAGGGCCGCGAGGTCACGATGAACGACACCGCGGTCCGCATCCCGTGGATCCGCGGCGGGCGGCTGGAAATGTGGATGGCCGGGTACGGTCCGAAGGCGCTGCAGACCGTGGGCGAACACGCGGACGGCTTCATCCTGCAATGCGCCGACCCGGCCATCGCCCGCTGGACCATCGGCGCGGTCCGAGACGCCGCGCGCGCCGCGGGCCGCGATCCCGGCGGAATCACGATCTGCGTCGCGGCCCCGGCATACGTCGGCGAAGACCTGGCACACCAACGGGAACAGCTTCGCTGGTTCGGCGGAATGGTCGGCAACCACGTCGCGGATCTGGTAGCCCGCTACGGCTCGTCCGGCCCGGTGCCGCACGAGCTGACCGACTACATCCGCGAGCGAGAAGGCTACGACTACTCCCACCACGGCCGCGCCGGAAACCCGTCGACCGCGTTCGTGCCGGACGAGATCGTCGACCGCTTCTGCCTCCTCGGCCCGGCCTCGGCGCACATCGCGAGGCTGGAGGAATTGGCGGAGCTGGGAGTGGACCAGTTCGCGCTGTACCTGATGCACGACGAGCGGGAGGAGACCTTGGCGGCTTATGGGGCGCAGGTGATTCCTAAGCTGACCGCCTGA
- a CDS encoding serine hydrolase — MATEVKVEADPADAGFDGARLRRIDRQFARYVDDGLLPGYLAVVSRHGRIVHVASHGARDVEAGAPVETDTIWRIFSMSKPVTSVAAMTFVEEGLIDLADPISRWLPEFAEPRVYAKGSALAPVTEPAAEPIRLWHLLSHTAGLTYGFHHTHPVDAIYRAGGYEWGTPSGLDLAECTRAWARFPLVFQPGAEWNYSVATDVLGRLVEVLAGKPLDEVFAERIFGPLGMTDTGFWTSDTDRLAALYVPAPKTKKLVRNDVFGALGTSRPTCLSGGGGLVSTAADYHRFTQMLLRRGELDGVRVLSPRTVDLMTANHLPGHVDLEAYGRPLFAEMPFDGYGFGLGFSVLIDSVKAKTLATPGEYAWGGAASTAFWVDPDEDLTVAFYTQLLPSSTYPIRQQLRQLVYQAMVD, encoded by the coding sequence ATGGCGACCGAGGTGAAGGTGGAGGCCGATCCGGCCGACGCGGGTTTCGACGGGGCACGGCTGCGGCGGATCGACCGGCAATTCGCCCGGTACGTCGACGACGGCCTGCTGCCGGGCTACCTCGCGGTGGTGAGCAGGCACGGCCGGATCGTGCACGTCGCGTCGCACGGCGCGCGGGACGTCGAGGCCGGCGCCCCGGTCGAGACCGACACGATCTGGCGGATCTTCTCGATGTCGAAACCGGTCACGTCGGTGGCCGCGATGACGTTCGTCGAGGAGGGCCTGATCGACCTCGCCGACCCGATCTCGCGCTGGCTGCCGGAATTCGCCGAGCCGAGGGTGTACGCGAAAGGTTCGGCGCTGGCCCCGGTCACCGAGCCGGCGGCCGAACCGATCCGGCTGTGGCACCTGCTTTCGCACACCGCGGGCCTCACCTACGGCTTCCACCACACGCATCCGGTCGACGCGATCTACCGCGCGGGCGGGTACGAATGGGGAACGCCGTCCGGGCTGGATCTGGCGGAGTGCACGCGGGCGTGGGCGCGATTCCCGCTCGTGTTCCAGCCCGGGGCCGAGTGGAACTACTCGGTGGCGACCGACGTCCTCGGCCGGCTGGTCGAGGTGCTCGCGGGCAAGCCGCTCGACGAGGTGTTCGCCGAGCGGATCTTCGGCCCGCTGGGCATGACCGACACCGGGTTCTGGACCTCGGACACCGACCGGCTGGCGGCGTTGTACGTGCCCGCGCCGAAGACGAAAAAGCTGGTGCGCAACGACGTCTTCGGCGCACTGGGCACGTCCCGCCCGACGTGCCTGTCCGGCGGCGGAGGCCTGGTCTCGACGGCGGCGGACTACCACCGGTTCACGCAAATGCTGCTGCGCCGCGGCGAACTCGACGGCGTGCGAGTGCTGAGCCCGCGCACGGTGGACCTGATGACGGCCAACCACCTGCCGGGCCACGTGGATCTGGAGGCGTACGGCCGCCCGCTGTTCGCGGAGATGCCCTTCGACGGGTACGGCTTCGGTCTGGGCTTCTCGGTCCTGATCGACTCGGTGAAGGCGAAAACCCTTGCCACGCCTGGTGAGTACGCGTGGGGAGGGGCGGCTTCGACAGCGTTCTGGGTGGACCCGGACGAGGATTTGACGGTGGCGTTTTACACGCAGCTGCTGCCGTCGTCGACTTATCCGATCCGGCAGCAGCTGCGGCAGCTGGTTTATCAGGCGATGGTGGACTGA
- a CDS encoding siderophore-interacting protein, which yields MAEGPARKGRTAVRLEVLRKEHLTPHMIRIVAGGEGLKEFRPNEFTDAYVKVIFKVPGVEYPEPFDLNRIREELPREHAPRLRTYTVRSYDEAAGELVLDFVVHGDEGLAGPWAQSAQPGDELLLAGPGGAYAPRADAGWHLLVGDESAVPAIAAALEALPPGALAHVFLLVADESEHQPLATKADAQVTWLHRSASDDLVAAVKGLPWPDRDVHAFVHGEAGFVRELRRYLFDERGVARDAVSLSGYWREGKNDEAWREEKAAERKAASTA from the coding sequence ATGGCCGAAGGTCCGGCGCGCAAGGGGAGGACCGCGGTGCGGCTGGAGGTGCTGCGCAAGGAGCACCTGACGCCGCACATGATCCGGATCGTGGCCGGCGGCGAGGGGTTGAAGGAGTTCCGCCCGAACGAGTTCACCGACGCGTACGTGAAGGTGATCTTCAAGGTGCCCGGGGTGGAGTATCCGGAGCCGTTCGACCTGAACCGGATCCGCGAGGAACTGCCGCGCGAGCACGCTCCGCGGCTGCGCACGTACACGGTCCGCTCGTACGACGAGGCGGCGGGCGAACTGGTGCTCGATTTCGTGGTGCACGGCGACGAGGGGCTCGCCGGTCCGTGGGCGCAAAGCGCGCAGCCGGGCGACGAGCTGCTGCTGGCCGGTCCGGGCGGGGCGTACGCGCCGCGTGCCGACGCCGGCTGGCATCTGCTGGTGGGCGACGAATCGGCGGTGCCCGCCATCGCCGCCGCGCTCGAAGCGCTGCCGCCGGGGGCGCTGGCGCACGTGTTCCTGCTCGTGGCGGACGAATCCGAGCACCAGCCGCTCGCGACGAAGGCCGACGCGCAGGTCACGTGGCTGCACCGGTCGGCGTCCGACGACCTGGTCGCCGCGGTGAAGGGGCTGCCGTGGCCGGACCGGGACGTGCACGCGTTCGTCCACGGCGAGGCCGGTTTCGTGCGGGAGCTGCGGCGGTACCTGTTCGACGAGCGCGGCGTCGCGCGGGACGCGGTGTCGCTGTCCGGATACTGGCGCGAGGGCAAGAACGACGAGGCCTGGCGCGAGGAAAAGGCAGCGGAGCGGAAAGCGGCCAGTACGGCGTAA
- a CDS encoding SgcJ/EcaC family oxidoreductase — protein sequence MSQREEVLSVLARLADAWNSGDATAYGNLFTEDADYVTFFGHRSAGRQAIADSHRELFEGPLKGSKLTGFGDPRVRFPRDDVAVVVAGGGSSLTGGGDPAAEGRESTLTYVLVRDDEGWKITAFQNTRVSKPWEA from the coding sequence ATGTCGCAGCGCGAAGAAGTCCTGTCCGTCCTCGCCCGCCTCGCCGACGCCTGGAACAGCGGCGACGCCACCGCTTACGGGAACCTGTTCACCGAAGACGCCGATTACGTGACGTTCTTCGGGCACCGGTCGGCCGGCCGCCAGGCGATCGCGGACTCGCACCGGGAGCTGTTCGAGGGACCGCTGAAAGGCTCGAAGCTGACCGGATTCGGCGACCCGCGGGTGCGGTTCCCGCGGGACGACGTCGCGGTCGTCGTGGCCGGCGGCGGTTCCTCGCTGACCGGCGGCGGCGACCCCGCCGCGGAGGGCCGGGAAAGCACGCTGACCTACGTCCTGGTGCGGGACGACGAGGGCTGGAAGATCACCGCGTTCCAGAACACGCGGGTGTCGAAGCCGTGGGAAGCATGA
- a CDS encoding TetR/AcrR family transcriptional regulator: protein MTAPPPPWRRTPSPRRRAAKQMLSQELIVKTALEILAAEGIDAVSMRRVAQQLETGPASLYAYVANKEELDELMLDAALSEVPCPEPDPQRWTEQVKEQVRHQIRAMMAYPGIAKVAWQTPIPVTPNSLRQGEVMLQLLRAGGLDLKRAVFAGDALSTYAKAFAYEASGWTFGDYDPGKMSERGRQMADYMRSLPASAFPNLLRAGEFFTAETSRPRLDFALEAFVAGLAAMVSR from the coding sequence ATGACCGCACCGCCCCCGCCCTGGCGCCGGACGCCGAGCCCGCGCCGGCGCGCCGCGAAGCAGATGCTGTCGCAGGAACTGATCGTGAAAACCGCGCTCGAAATCCTCGCCGCCGAGGGCATCGACGCCGTCTCGATGCGCCGGGTCGCGCAGCAGCTGGAGACCGGGCCCGCGTCGCTTTACGCGTACGTGGCCAACAAAGAGGAACTCGACGAGCTGATGCTCGACGCGGCGCTCAGCGAGGTGCCGTGCCCGGAACCGGATCCGCAGCGGTGGACCGAACAGGTCAAAGAGCAAGTACGGCACCAGATCCGGGCGATGATGGCGTATCCGGGCATCGCGAAAGTCGCGTGGCAGACGCCGATCCCGGTGACGCCGAATTCGCTGCGGCAGGGCGAAGTCATGCTGCAGCTGCTGCGCGCGGGCGGCTTGGACCTCAAACGGGCGGTGTTCGCCGGCGACGCGCTGAGCACGTACGCCAAGGCATTCGCGTACGAGGCCAGCGGCTGGACCTTCGGCGACTACGACCCGGGAAAAATGAGCGAGCGCGGGCGGCAGATGGCCGACTACATGCGGTCGCTGCCCGCGAGCGCGTTCCCGAACCTCTTGCGGGCCGGGGAATTCTTCACCGCGGAGACCAGCCGGCCCCGCCTCGACTTCGCCCTGGAGGCGTTCGTGGCGGGGCTGGCGGCGATGGTCAGCAGGTAA
- a CDS encoding NADP-dependent oxidoreductase, translating into MPQAVRYGEHGGIEVLQLAEVPRPAPESGQVLVRVRAAGINPGETKIRVGALAERWPSTFPSGQGSDLAGVVEELGADVEEIQVGDEVVGFVHTRSSHAEYVLVPAEHLVPKPSGLSWEVAGGLFVAGTTAYAAVAAVCPREGETVVVSGAAGGVGSLAVQLARLTGATVIGIASEANHEWLREHDIVPIAYGEGLEERLRELTGDQVHAFVDTYGDGYVELALRLGVYPGRIDTVVDFAAAEKYRAKTDGNIAGASAEVMRDLVALADKGLLDVPIAATYPLAEVQAAYRELEQGHTRGKIVLTC; encoded by the coding sequence ATGCCGCAAGCGGTCAGATACGGCGAACACGGCGGGATCGAAGTGCTGCAGCTGGCCGAAGTGCCCCGGCCGGCGCCGGAATCCGGGCAGGTGCTCGTGCGGGTCCGGGCCGCGGGGATCAATCCGGGGGAAACGAAGATCCGGGTGGGCGCGCTGGCGGAGCGCTGGCCGTCGACCTTCCCGTCCGGGCAGGGCAGCGACCTGGCCGGAGTGGTGGAGGAACTGGGCGCGGACGTCGAGGAAATCCAGGTCGGCGACGAGGTCGTCGGATTCGTGCACACCCGCTCCAGCCACGCCGAGTACGTGCTCGTCCCGGCGGAGCACCTCGTCCCGAAGCCGAGCGGGCTGTCGTGGGAGGTCGCGGGCGGGTTGTTCGTGGCCGGAACGACCGCGTACGCCGCGGTCGCCGCGGTGTGCCCGCGCGAGGGCGAGACGGTGGTCGTGTCGGGGGCCGCGGGCGGGGTCGGCTCGCTGGCCGTGCAGCTGGCGAGGCTCACTGGGGCGACCGTGATCGGCATCGCGAGCGAAGCGAACCACGAGTGGTTGCGCGAGCACGACATCGTCCCGATCGCGTACGGCGAAGGGCTCGAAGAGCGGCTCCGCGAGCTGACCGGCGACCAGGTGCACGCGTTCGTCGACACCTACGGCGACGGTTACGTCGAACTCGCCCTGCGGCTCGGCGTCTACCCCGGCCGGATCGACACGGTGGTCGACTTCGCCGCCGCCGAGAAGTACCGGGCGAAGACCGACGGCAACATCGCCGGGGCCAGTGCCGAGGTCATGCGCGACCTCGTGGCGTTGGCGGACAAGGGATTGCTCGACGTCCCGATCGCCGCGACGTACCCGCTCGCCGAAGTCCAGGCCGCCTACCGCGAACTGGAACAGGGCCACACCCGCGGAAAGATCGTGCTTACCTGCTGA
- the hemW gene encoding radical SAM family heme chaperone HemW — protein sequence MDVVPVPDTHRPPAGLPETALAGLGTRPFGVYVHVPFCATRCGYCDFNTYTAGELGSAASPRSWLDALRRELELGAEILGSAPPAETVFVGGGTPSLLGADGLAEVLDGVRSAFGLAPGAEVTTESNPESTSPEFFAGIRDAGYTRVSLGMQSAARHVLKVLDRVHTPGRPVDAAREARAAGFEHVNLDLIYGTPGERVEDLRASLDAVLSAGVDHVSAYALIVEDGTALARRVRRGELPAPDDDTLASYYELIDSVLASAGLTWYEVSNWVSDEAARCRHNLGYWQGGDWWGAGPGAHSHVGGVRWWNVKHPAKYSSLLAEGQSPEADREVLTPEDRHLERIMLELRISDGLALSALDEAGLKEARAAAAEGLLEQSDLDSQGRAVLTDRGRLLADAVVRRLAG from the coding sequence ATGGACGTCGTGCCTGTTCCCGACACCCACCGTCCTCCAGCCGGACTGCCCGAGACCGCGCTCGCCGGCCTCGGCACCCGGCCGTTCGGCGTGTACGTCCACGTGCCGTTCTGCGCGACCCGCTGCGGTTACTGCGACTTCAACACCTACACCGCGGGCGAACTCGGCTCCGCCGCCTCGCCCCGGTCGTGGCTGGACGCGCTGCGGCGCGAGCTGGAGCTGGGCGCGGAGATCCTCGGCAGCGCGCCGCCGGCGGAGACGGTGTTCGTCGGGGGCGGGACGCCGTCCCTGCTCGGCGCGGACGGGCTGGCCGAGGTGCTCGACGGCGTGCGTTCGGCGTTCGGGCTCGCGCCGGGCGCGGAGGTGACGACCGAATCGAACCCGGAGTCCACTTCGCCCGAGTTCTTCGCGGGCATCCGTGACGCGGGTTACACCCGGGTGTCGCTGGGCATGCAGTCCGCGGCCCGGCACGTGCTGAAGGTGCTCGACCGCGTGCACACGCCCGGCCGTCCGGTCGACGCCGCGCGCGAGGCCCGGGCCGCCGGGTTCGAGCACGTCAATCTCGACCTCATTTACGGCACGCCGGGGGAGCGCGTCGAAGATCTGCGGGCGTCGCTGGACGCGGTTCTGTCGGCGGGTGTCGATCACGTGTCGGCGTACGCGTTGATCGTGGAGGACGGCACCGCGCTGGCCCGCCGCGTGCGACGCGGCGAGCTGCCCGCTCCGGACGACGACACGCTGGCCAGCTACTACGAGTTGATCGACTCGGTCCTCGCCAGTGCGGGCTTGACCTGGTACGAGGTGTCGAACTGGGTGAGCGACGAGGCCGCACGGTGCCGCCACAACCTCGGCTACTGGCAGGGCGGCGACTGGTGGGGCGCCGGACCGGGCGCGCACAGCCACGTCGGCGGCGTGCGGTGGTGGAACGTCAAGCATCCGGCCAAGTACTCCAGCCTCCTCGCCGAGGGGCAGAGCCCGGAGGCCGACCGCGAGGTGCTCACGCCGGAAGACCGGCACTTGGAGCGGATCATGCTGGAGCTCCGGATCTCCGACGGCCTCGCGTTGTCCGCGCTCGACGAGGCCGGGCTCAAGGAGGCCCGGGCGGCCGCCGCGGAAGGCTTGCTCGAACAGTCCGATTTGGACAGTCAGGGCCGCGCGGTGCTCACCGATCGCGGCCGCCTGCTCGCGGACGCCGTGGTCCGGAGGCTCGCCGGCTGA
- a CDS encoding putative leader peptide, with amino-acid sequence MSPAGVLLVARRHVDLLRVASALCRPVR; translated from the coding sequence GTGAGTCCTGCCGGTGTCCTTCTCGTGGCGCGCCGCCACGTCGACCTTCTGCGGGTCGCGAGCGCGCTCTGCCGGCCTGTTCGCTGA
- a CDS encoding nitrite/sulfite reductase codes for MSAPPRETPAKARAPRTRQKRGEGQWALGYREPLNPNERSKKDDSPLNVRARIENIYAHRGFDSIDPGDLRGRFRWFGLYTQRKPGIDGGRTALLEPEELDDRYFMMRVRIDGGALTTEQLRVVGEISREHARDTADISDRQNVQYHWIRIEDVPSIWSRLENVGLSTTEACGDCPRVVLGSPVAGIAANEVLDATPAIDAIRERYIGDPRFANLPRKFKTAISGLPDIVHEINDVAFVGVNHPEHGPGLDLWVGGGLSTNPMLAQRVGAWIPLDEVPQVWEGVVSIFRDYGYRRLRSRARLKFLVKDWGIDKFREVLETEYLKRKLIDGPPPENPDTPVDHVGVHPQKDGNYYVGAAPVAGRVSGSTLVAVADAAERAGSRRVRLTPHQKLVVLDVPEEKVAALETELAELGLQTKPSPWRRSVMACTGLEFCKLAIVETKVRAQQLVADLEKSLADINAQLETPVSVHLNGCPNSCARVQTADIGLKGQIVTDADGNQVEGFQVHLGGGLGLDAGFGRKLRGHKVTAGELVEYVERVVRAYVAGREPGERFPQWALRADEGVLQ; via the coding sequence ATGTCCGCACCCCCGCGTGAGACGCCCGCGAAGGCCCGCGCGCCTCGGACTCGCCAGAAGCGCGGCGAGGGTCAGTGGGCGCTCGGCTACCGGGAGCCGCTGAACCCGAACGAGCGCTCGAAGAAGGACGACAGCCCGCTGAACGTCCGCGCGCGGATCGAGAACATCTACGCGCACCGCGGCTTCGACTCCATCGACCCGGGCGACCTTCGCGGCCGGTTCCGCTGGTTCGGCCTCTACACCCAGCGCAAGCCGGGCATCGACGGCGGCCGCACCGCGCTGCTGGAGCCCGAAGAGCTGGACGACCGCTACTTCATGATGCGCGTCCGCATCGACGGCGGGGCGCTCACCACCGAGCAGCTGCGGGTGGTCGGCGAGATCTCGCGGGAGCACGCGCGCGACACCGCCGACATCAGCGACCGGCAGAACGTGCAGTACCACTGGATCCGGATCGAGGACGTGCCGTCCATCTGGTCCCGGCTGGAGAACGTCGGCCTGTCCACCACCGAGGCGTGCGGCGACTGCCCGCGCGTCGTGCTCGGCTCGCCGGTCGCCGGCATCGCCGCGAACGAGGTGCTCGACGCGACCCCGGCGATCGACGCGATCCGCGAGCGGTACATCGGCGACCCGCGGTTCGCCAACCTGCCGCGCAAGTTCAAGACCGCGATCTCGGGCCTGCCGGACATCGTGCACGAGATCAACGACGTCGCCTTCGTCGGCGTCAACCACCCCGAGCACGGCCCCGGCCTCGACCTGTGGGTCGGCGGCGGGCTCTCCACGAACCCGATGCTCGCGCAGCGGGTCGGCGCGTGGATCCCGCTGGACGAGGTGCCGCAGGTCTGGGAAGGCGTCGTTTCGATCTTCCGCGACTACGGCTACCGGCGGCTCCGTTCGCGGGCCCGGCTGAAGTTCCTGGTCAAGGACTGGGGCATCGACAAGTTCCGGGAGGTCCTCGAAACCGAGTACCTCAAGCGGAAGCTGATCGACGGCCCGCCGCCGGAGAACCCGGACACGCCGGTCGACCACGTCGGCGTGCATCCGCAGAAGGACGGCAACTACTACGTCGGGGCCGCGCCGGTCGCCGGGCGGGTGTCGGGCAGCACGCTGGTCGCGGTCGCCGACGCGGCCGAACGGGCCGGGTCGCGGCGGGTGCGGCTGACCCCGCACCAGAAGCTGGTCGTGCTCGACGTGCCCGAGGAGAAGGTCGCGGCGCTGGAGACCGAGCTGGCCGAACTGGGCCTGCAGACCAAGCCGTCGCCGTGGCGGCGCAGCGTGATGGCGTGCACCGGGCTGGAGTTCTGCAAGCTCGCGATCGTCGAGACGAAGGTGCGCGCGCAGCAGCTGGTCGCGGACCTGGAGAAGTCGCTCGCCGACATCAACGCGCAGCTGGAGACGCCGGTGTCGGTGCACCTCAACGGCTGCCCCAACTCCTGCGCCCGCGTGCAGACCGCCGACATCGGGCTCAAGGGCCAGATCGTCACCGACGCCGACGGCAACCAGGTCGAGGGGTTCCAGGTGCACCTCGGCGGCGGGCTCGGCCTCGACGCCGGGTTCGGCCGGAAGCTGCGCGGCCACAAGGTCACCGCGGGCGAACTGGTCGAGTACGTGGAACGCGTGGTGCGCGCGTACGTCGCGGGCCGCGAGCCGGGCGAACGGTTCCCGCAGTGGGCGCTGCGGGCGGACGAAGGGGTGCTGCAGTGA